A genomic stretch from Poecile atricapillus isolate bPoeAtr1 chromosome 10, bPoeAtr1.hap1, whole genome shotgun sequence includes:
- the POP4 gene encoding ribonuclease P protein subunit p29 isoform X1 — protein MEEQLYRRLPPEESGELLLQPQGSEKDKTFVHAFLKRSMPRMKDEAIQDMLTRKAVVLEHYPKRKTKQKRKKTKGFTAKQRQELRLFEIEPEQQRYAIFLPLHELWKQYIRDLCHGLKPDAQPHVIQSKLLKADLHGAIVTVTKSKCPSYVGITGIILQEFKHIFKIITKEDKLKVVPKLNNVFSLELDGFISYIYGSKFLLRASERSAKKFKLKGSIDL, from the exons ATGGAGG AGCAGCTGTACCGCCGGCTGCCGCCCGAGGAGAgcggggagctgctcctgcag CCCCAGGGCTCAGAAAAAGACAAGACATTTGTCCATGCCTTCCTGAAGCGTAGCATGCCCAGAATGAAAGATGAAGCCATCCAGGATATGTTAACTCGGAAAGCTGTCGTTCTGGAGCATTATCCCAAAAGAAAGACCAaacaaaagaggaagaagacaaAAGGTTTTACTGCCAAGCAGAGGCAAGAGCTGCGTCTGTTTGAAATTGAACCTGAACAGCAAAG atATGCCATCTTCCTCCCCCTCCACGAGCTCTGGAAACAATACATCAGAGACCTGTGCCATGGACTCAAACCCGATGC CCAACCCCATGTGATTCAGAGCAAGCTGCTCAAAGCTGATCTCCATGGAGCCATTGTTACAG TTACAAAATCAAAGTGCCCTTCTTATGTTGGGATAACGGGAATAATTCTACAGGAATTTAAACACATCTTCAAAATTATCACTAAGGAGGACAAATTAAAAG ttgTTCCCAAACTTAACAACGTATTTAGCTTGGAGCTTGATGGATTCATTTCCTACATCTACGGCAGCAAGTTCCTGCTCCGAGCAAGTGAGCGCTCTGCAAAAAAATTCAAGCTGAAAGGATCTATTGACCTGTGA
- the POP4 gene encoding ribonuclease P protein subunit p29 isoform X2 has product MPRMKDEAIQDMLTRKAVVLEHYPKRKTKQKRKKTKGFTAKQRQELRLFEIEPEQQRYAIFLPLHELWKQYIRDLCHGLKPDAQPHVIQSKLLKADLHGAIVTVTKSKCPSYVGITGIILQEFKHIFKIITKEDKLKVVPKLNNVFSLELDGFISYIYGSKFLLRASERSAKKFKLKGSIDL; this is encoded by the exons ATGCCCAGAATGAAAGATGAAGCCATCCAGGATATGTTAACTCGGAAAGCTGTCGTTCTGGAGCATTATCCCAAAAGAAAGACCAaacaaaagaggaagaagacaaAAGGTTTTACTGCCAAGCAGAGGCAAGAGCTGCGTCTGTTTGAAATTGAACCTGAACAGCAAAG atATGCCATCTTCCTCCCCCTCCACGAGCTCTGGAAACAATACATCAGAGACCTGTGCCATGGACTCAAACCCGATGC CCAACCCCATGTGATTCAGAGCAAGCTGCTCAAAGCTGATCTCCATGGAGCCATTGTTACAG TTACAAAATCAAAGTGCCCTTCTTATGTTGGGATAACGGGAATAATTCTACAGGAATTTAAACACATCTTCAAAATTATCACTAAGGAGGACAAATTAAAAG ttgTTCCCAAACTTAACAACGTATTTAGCTTGGAGCTTGATGGATTCATTTCCTACATCTACGGCAGCAAGTTCCTGCTCCGAGCAAGTGAGCGCTCTGCAAAAAAATTCAAGCTGAAAGGATCTATTGACCTGTGA